From the genome of Aureibacter tunicatorum:
TCAATCGACAAACCTTGAGCAAGTGCTGTTTTAGCTATTTGAATTTTTTCTTCTTTTTTCCCTTCCTCTTTTCCTTTTTCTCCAGCTTCAAGCTTTGCAGTCTCCATGGTATTGTAGTAATCTCTCATCTGCTTGAGCGATTCGCGATATTCATGCAGTTGTTGAGGGTTGTACTTGGTGATTTCAGCCGTATCGAAAAATTTCTGAAAGACACGTTCTTGCAGTTCCACAGGTCGATCGGTGAGTTTATTCAAATTGCTAAGCAAGTACAGCCATTTGTCAAAGCGAGTTTGGAGCTGATGCAGTTCTTTTTTGAATTTGGGAATTTCAAGATAGATAAAGGTCAACTTGTCGTAATAGACTTCTTTCATCTCCAATTCCATCAATTGCACATGATGCAGAAGTTTGTCAGGCTTGTCTTTGTGCTCATCGAATACGAAATTCATGATACCGATTGTATAAACCCCTTTCAGGTCGAATTTCCAATCCATGCCGGATTTGGCCTGTTCTTGTATTGGAAAAGAGGCATAATACAAGCTTCTTTCTTTGAAGTTTGTTTGCTTGGCTCTTTGCAGCTCGATGATGAACTTTTCGCCGTCTTGGTTCTCGCAGTATAAATCAAAAATAGCCTGTCGGTCTTCCGCGGATCTGGAGTAATGCTCGTTTTGATGAAAAGACAAGTCTTTGATTTGGTCTTTTTCGGGAAGCAGTTGATTCAAAAAATCGATCAAAAGGTCTTTGTTTTGCTCTTCTCCGAACAATTTCTTGAACCCAAAATCTGTGAACGGATTGATGAATTTTTCGATCATGGCTATAGCTAATTGATTGTATCAAAAATACCTTTTCATTAGTGAATATGCAAATAATGATTTTTCCCTTATTCCAGAAGCATTTTATAAACTATAGACAAGTCATCTAAATGCTTAAAAAGGAGGCTTTTGTCAGTTATTTAACACAAAAAAATAACAGCAGAGCGAATCATGCTGTTATTTTAATTCTTTTGTAGGAATCTTGTGCTAGTTTATAGCATCACTATTTATCGTATTTGAATCTTTCTAGTCACTTTATTGCCTTTGTAAATGATTTCAACAAAGTAATTTCCGCATCTTAGTTTTCTAACGCCAATTTTTTCGCGATTATAAGCTTTGCCTTGTTTTACGACATTGCCTCTGGTATTATAGATTTTGTACTTGAAAGTGTTTTCCCCAAAAACTGGACATGAAACCTTGAAAAAGTTGTATGCCGGTATAGGGAATATTTTCAAAGTCTTGGCAATAACTTTAACACTAGTGAGTCTTGATACATTCACTGTCCATTCTTGAGTTTCGCCTGCTTCAGATACTACATTGATCACGACGGCTTTTTTCGTATTGGACAAGATGCTATAAGAAGCTCCTTCCGATATTTCAATAGCAACTTTTGTCGTATCGATCTTTCTTGTTTCTTTTATCTCCAAGGAGACAGTCTTTGCTTCGGTGTTGATTATGCCTTCTCTTTTGCCATATGAGAAAAATGTTATATCATTCGCATTATTGAGAAGAGTAAGAGTTCCTGGCTGGAAAGTGATTTCATAATTGTCAGATGAAAGTCCGGATGCAATTATTTTATTATCAATAATATTGAATTCCAATACTCCGTCTAGATCCGATATTTGATCATTGTATACAAATCCATTGCTTTCAATCGTAAAATTGCTCAAATCTTCTCCAACAACCCTTGTCGCGTCAGTTACTTTAATTACAAGCTCTTTTTTATTGATTGTCAAAGTTCTTCTCGTCGGGTAGGCGCTGTCGTTAATAGAGCTGGCAATTATATCAACAGTGCCTGCGCTTAAGATTTCGACGATATTGCCTTCAATATTTACGATCGTGGAGTCAGAACTTTCATAGAAAATGCTATCTCCGTTTGAATGCACAGCATTCAATATAATTGAAGAATCTCCATAAATAGCATTTGGCAAGGCCTCGAAAATTATTGAATCAACCGGAGCTTCAACGCCTGGAAACAATAGCCTAACTATTTGAGGGTCATGATCGGATATATTTTCAGATTGAGTGAAATAAGAATTTTCAAGCAACTCATATTCGTCATAAAGTTCATTTGAAATAGATATATGATCTAATCTTTTTCCGCCAGCTCGCAAGAAATCTTCATTGTTATTGTCATACCAACCCCAGCTGTCTATTTCGTTTTCATAACCAGTGGAATTATAGTCGCCAAGAATAACTACATTCTTGTCATCCAAGTTTGAATCAATATAGGATTTAAGATATTTCGCATCGGCCAATCTTCTGTTAAGCCCATCTGAACAACACTTGAAATGCAAATTGATTAATGATATCGTTTGAATGTTTCCATTGATATTTACATCTGCTGTAATTTGAAATGGAAGCCTTCCGCTTGCCATAAAGTCCGAAGGGTCTCCTGTGTATCCAACAAGGTTATGCTCTGTTTTAGATGTAAATTCGTCGGCGAAAATCGCTTTTGAAGCCACATTGCTGACAACATCTGTTCTGTAGATGAAAGCGGTCTTTTGCGGAGGGAAATTCGGATCCGGAGCTGTCCAGTCATATGAGTGTCTAGGATTGAAACTTGAAGCCCAAGTATACTCGGAATTTTTATTTAATGAATCCACAAGCACATCAAGATAATTTTTATCAGCAGTAATCACAACTTCTTGCAATGCGTAAATATCAGCATCGACTTCTAAGATGGCTTCGGCAACTTCTTTCATTTGTTGATCAACTGTTGATGCGCTTTTGCTTTTTTCCGGAGCTCCCAACCATTCAACATTCCAAGTTACAAGATCCAAAGTTTTGGCAGTGGAAAGTATTGAAGATAATTTTACCTCAGCTAGTGAATTGCCATTTTCTGTATGATTGATTAAGCTGAATGTCCCATAGCTTAATGTTTCGCCAGAAGCAAGTCTTACAAAAATCTCTGTAGGGTTGATCGTTTTGTTTACTGGAGTGATTGTCAAGCTATCTTGCCAAGTTAAGCTATCCAATGATAATTGGAAAGATCCATTAGCTATGATATTCAGCGAGTTGTGAATATTAGCAACTTCTAAGATATATGAATTTATATCCGTTTCATTTTCAAAGAATAATTCCGTTGCGCTTAATGTTGTCGTTGGCTTGTCATCCGATGCAATGCCGCTGATTTCAAAATCATCGATTCTAAAAGTTCTGGTTAAATTTTCAGTGCCGCCAGTATATCTGAAAGCTACATTGATGCTTCCGTCATAGTTGCTTAAGTCTATTTCTCCAGAGTTGATCCACTCATGCTGAGTTTGAGTAAGCTCATTTGCAAATTGAACATCTATTTTTTGCCAGTTGGCTGAATCCGGATTTCCATTGTAGTCAGTAGAAATAAGCATTTCTAATATGTCGTCTCCGTCGTATGCCCAAGCGGAAGCGAATTTAGTTTTGATTTCCGAGAAATAGCTTAGGTTGATCGATGGAGATATCGCCCAATCGGTTTCATTGATGTCGCCTTTGTAAGCGCTCATTTGAATATACTTAGTGTCTTGGTAAGTTTTGTCCAACCAAGTATTTTTACCTGCTGAGCTATAGAATTCCCAATAATGGCTGTTATTAAAATCTTCACTATATATTACCGATCTATTAGAATTATCTCCTCCGTCACTGCCATCCATTTCTTTTTTCTCGCCTTGAATAAGCACATCATCTACTCTGAAAGTTCTAGAGCCATTGCCTGTGCCTCCAGAATATTTGAATGCGAAATTCACATCGCCGGTATAATAACTTAGATCTATTTCATTTGACGCGTGCCAGCCATGTTGAGCCGAAAGATTATCATTGGCAATTACGGCTTCAAGTTTTGTCCAATTTGATGAAGAAGGGTTTAAACTGTCAAAGTTATTTGTAATGAATACTTCCAAAGAATCATCTCCATTATAAGCCCAAGCGCTATTAAAAGTTAATTTCGCGTCTGTGCTGTCCAAGTTGATGGATGGAGTAATAGCCCAGTCGATTTCTATTGAATCGCCTTGGTAAGCGCTCATTTGGATATAGTGGTTCCCTTGATAATCTCTTTTTTGCCAAGTGTTTTTCCCTAACTCATTATAGAAAATCCAATCTAGCTCATTGTCAAAACTCTCTTGGTAAAGGATTACAACTTCGCTGCTGTCATTTCCTGTGTCTATGGTTGAGTCGGCAGGCACATCATAGGTTACTCCGCCATCCCAATTTTGAGTTGATTTATTTCCAAAAATATGCTCGACAAGCTCCGGGTGATCGATGAATGGGTTTCTGTTGTTTTGGTATTTGTAAACGACATTGTTTCTTCTGATTTCGTAAGGATCCACTGGGTCCTCATTATGCCAAGCTAATAAATCGTCAAGTTTTCCATGGCGAGCCGAACCGTTGCTATGACCGATCACTTGATTATCCACTACCATGTCATAACGCAATGCCATATAGAAAATAGCTCTTGCCACGTCGCCTTTGGACGATTTTGGAGGTGTGTATCCTGAGTTGGATTCTGCGAAGTCCAAGCTTCCTCTGTTGCTGTTTTCTTGCGCGTCGGAAGCTCTAAGGTGATGGGCGTCAGTCCCTCTTCCCACAGATGTGTCAAATCCTCCATGCGATTTAGCCCAAACATGCTCTCTGTTCCAACCTGTGCTTCCGCTTACATGAGCTGATTTTGAGATGCCTTCTTCCACATAAATTTGCCATACTTGGCTGGAGTTTTTTGGATGCTCGTCGCCCTCTTCGCAGATGCTCCACACAGTGCTGTAATTTTGAAGAGAATGATCTTTGGAAGCGATGTTTTTAACTGCGTTTTTCAACGTTGAGCCATTTGTTCCGACTGCTGATTGATAGAAGCTTTCCAAGTCGATGTACTTGTTGCTGTTGATGTCAAAACCTACAGACACCATGTGCTTTGTAGCATCCACCACATACTCTTTTGGCGTCTTTGCGACAATAATTCTTCCAGTGTTGGTGTTCAAAGTAGGCATGATATAGTCATAGCCTGTATTTTGAGTCGTGTCCGCTGTGAAGAAGTTGACACTCGCAATGGTTGATTGTTGATTTGGTTGATTCTCATCATCCTTAGCGATAAAATAAGCCGTATAGTTAGCGTTTGCTTGTAGACTATCGATGCTCAATGTAATAGCATTGCTTATTAGAATAGTTTCACCATTTGCAGTCAAGTCTGAAATTTCAGGGGCAACCTCATTTTGAGCTTGAATTAAATAGAAGATAGTTCCAGCTTCATTGATACTCAAAGATATTTGAGCGGAGTTTTGATTTGTTGTTGCTAAACTAGGCGTGTTGTTGGTCCAAATTGGTGGCGAATTATCCGTGCTGTCATTGCTGCTAGTGCTTGAGAAATATCCAAGATACGCAGGATCATCGCTAGCAGCGTTTTGAACATCTGTTCTTGAGTATTCGACCCATTCTGAGCTGTCGAATATCGGATTTTGGCTATTTACAGATGTAGCTCTGCCATAAGATTTGTCTTTGGCGTTGATGCCATTCAAAGCCATGTCGAGGATATTATTATTCAAATCCAATAAAGCGATGCCATCATTGCCATTGAAGTTGATGACATTGCTTGCATCGAAAAAGTCTGCTCCAATGTACGGCACTTCAGAGCCGTTGTTGTTTTTGCCTAACAATATGGAAGAGTTAGCTCCCAAAATACCCGCTAATGCCTTCTTATTGGATGGACTGCCGGTAATGTTGATAGAACCTGATGAACCTCCAATTGCCCATAGAGCAATTTGATATTGGCTTAAGTCAATTGAATCGTTTCCAACGTTGGTTAGTTCGATCCATTTATTTGTACTGCTACCCTCGTAATATTGAGTGATGAGTATTTGAGCCTGAAGAGAACTTTGCATGAGGCAAAGCAAGGCTGTGATAAAAAAAAGTTTGTTTAATAGTTTCATGATTGAAGTGTTATTTCAATATAAAAATATGTCAAACCTTTTTGGATAAAAATGCCAACCAGATAATTTAATCTTGAAATAATTTTAATATAAGTAAATGAATATTCTCTTCATTCTGTCTTATTATTTGAGTAATATGATGACGATTATCACGAACTTTTTGCGATGAAGAGAGTCTATATAATTGATTGTCAGTATTTCGTAAATGCCAGTAAAACGAAAGTTAAGAAGAAGGAAGAAGAGGAAGTCCAAACAAAGCGTGTCATTTCCCATGAGCGAAGGAGCTTCACTAATGCCGCCTGTAGAAGATGTGGATGGCGGTGTGCCATCGGATCAGGATGAGGCTTTGGGCTATGAGGATTTTTTGATGGAGCCATATGACTTGACAGGAGATAATATGATTGACTCTCCTTTGCTTCAACAGTTGACATTCATGACATCTGAGGAATTTAGAAGCTTGACAGTGCCTGTGGGAGTCAAGGCATACGCGAGAAAGCTTACCAAAAAAAGAGCATTAAGAGAAAGCATTGAAGAGAATGGCATTGGCAGATTTGACCAATATACTGTTTGGCCTATTTTGAAAGAGGTTGATGATCTTTTAGATGAATATAAGAGTCTTAAATGCGACGGAGCGAATTTTGAGGGTTTGGTGCTTACGCATCAGAGTTATTTGTCTATGCACAGAAAGTACTGCGAAGCGTATTTTAAATATTCAGGGCTCATGTCTGAATTCCATGAATTTAAGGCAGAGCATAAAAAAAGGATAATGATCATAAGCAAAGCTTCAGAAGATTATGAGGTTTTGCGTCCAATGATGGAAAAAGTTGAAAGGGATTTTCCTCAAAAAGCTTTTGAAGATTATTGTGTTCAGGAGGAAGTTTATGAGGCGGAAGTTTACGCATTTCAGTATGAATTGATAAAATACAAGAGGGAACTTGAAAGGTTGCTTCATCAGTTGATGGCTAAGTTGCGGCATATTGAGATGATTTCTTTAGCTTGGCTAAATTCTCACCCTTTTGAGGAAACCGGAGATGTATTGTTGCTCACTAAGGCATTAAGTCTTATGCTTACCAGAGCAGATGCGGAGTATCAACAGATTGTGAGAGTCTTGTTGAACAATAAACTGGATATATGGGTAGCTAAAGATGGACTAAAACGAAGGCTGATAGATTTTGACGAGGATCAAGTTCCGACGCGTTTTGCGCAAGCGACAGAAGTTTGCGACAGAAGAATGGACGGGCATGGAGAAAATGAAACTGTTCCATCCATACATGAAGGAGTCAACTTTGAGAAATTGGTGAAGAATACCACAGGAACCAGCAGGGTGCAAGTGGAAGATGTACATTATCTATGGGACAAACTTGTCGCCCAAAAAAACTTTGCTATACATAAATCTGACAATCCCATATATCAAGGACAAATAGACTTTCGAACTAAAGTATCGTCAATGTACTCAAAGGTAATGTGGACCGCTGAAGGTAGAGCTTTATTAAGGAAGCTAGTGGGTACCAAGGAATTTGAGTCATTCTATGATGATTCTGGATCAAGTTCAGATGAGTCGGATTTTGAGGATTCCACTTCCACAAGATTAAGCAATGAAGGACGTGAATCTGTAGCTGAAGTTGATGATCGCTCGATAACAGAATCTTTAAATATTCCAGAACCTTGGAAAACTATAGGTCAGTCGGAAGTTGCCTATCTTCAAGATAGAGAGTTGCGTCCTGCATGGGAGGGTTCCATGTATAAAGCTATGGTGGATAAAGTTTCCTTAAGCGAAGATGGGGTGGAAGCTCCTCATCAGAAGAATAAATATGAACCCGGCAAGCTTAATCTGGACGTGGGACCGTCAAACTTAACTCATGAATTGCATTTCCCATACAGTTCTTTTGAAGGGAGGAGCTCAGGCAAGCATAGTAGGACAGTCGCGTTAAAATTTGATGGAGATGAAACTTATGGTTCGAATTTATGTCCTGTAGTCGTTGGCCCTAAAAGACCATATCAAGTATATCCGCCATTTATACATTTCGCCTTTGTTTTGGATAAAGCAGTAGCGGCTCTTAAAGGGAATTTTTCATTAATGGATCAGGAATTCAAAAGCTTGTTGTTCGAAAATAGACTAAGAGCTCAAATCGGCTTGCACAGCCGTCATTTTGCGACTGGAATGGATGATCCAGTGAAATCTTCAAATTTGGATATGAATGTGTTTTACTGGGAAGTTCCTAAGCACGATCAATATTCAATATATACTGCGGTTGCGGGACCTGAGGCAAGGAAAATGGCTGAAGATGACTATGAAACATTGTTTTTGGATTCAAGAGTGCAAGGTGGAGTAACCTCTGAAGCATTTGGGGCGAGTGTCATAACTGGGAAAAAGCAAAGTGATAGATTTGATAGAAGATATCAACAGTATCAGAAAAGGTTAGAAAGGGTTAGAAACCGAGAGGGCTTTGTATCCATCAGGCCTCAAGAGCTGGAACCGGGGCAGACGGAAGGTGATATTAGCTTTACAACATCTTTCGGATTAACAAGCGAATTGGAGCAAAGTCGTTTGAGAAGATTAGAGACCAGAGCTGAAAAACTCAAGTCTAAAGCTAAAGGTGGTGATAAAGAATCTAAAAGGCGATCATCATTCTCTGGTTTTGCTGATGTCTATGAAGAAGGGAGTGGAGCTCGAAGAAGAAATTCTGGATCAGAAGCGGAAATGACTTCATACCTTTCGGGCTTGGGTGGTCAAATGGACAGAAGAGGAGCAACAATAGAAAAAATGAAATTGAGAAAGGATGAGGCTGCGGAGAATATACGTAAGCTGGACGAGGAGATAAAAGCCGCAAAAGCAAGAAATGAACAAATTGAGAGGGAATATAAAGAAGCTGAAAGCCAATTTGCAGAACATGAGGGAGCAATCAGGGATTTAAGCAGAAGACTTTTTGAAGACCAGTTGGCTAAAAACAAGAAGCAGATTGATTATTATAAAAAGCAGAAAGAACGTGGAGAAAGATTTGTGCAACAAGAGCTTGGCAGACATCGTATCGAAGAAATGTTGGATGACACTGAATTGCTTTAGCCAAGCGTAGACAATGATAAGAAAAAGCCTCGGCAAGGTATTGCGGAGGCTTTGAAGATTTTAATCATTATGATAGGCAGTCGTTGAAGATTGCTTTGTCGTTTGTGAATATGAGCCCGTCATTGTCATGGAAATTTGCGTATTCAGATACAATTGCTCCTTCCGGACCAGCCATCATGAAATGAGGAGCTTCCGGTCTGTTGAGCGTGTTCATTTGTCCTCTTTCGACTTTGATTGCTTTGTTGACATTTACAAAATCCGTCTGGCTTTCTGGTATACTAGGCAAATTCGCAGTTTCTCCTTCTTCTCCAAAACAGTAGATTGATCCGTGTCTCACATGCCATGTTTCCATTTTAGCAGGGAATTTCGTTTCAACATGCTTATGCTCGATGATCATTTGCCCCGGAAGCAAGTAAATCTCATGAGCGAAATAGCCAAATGTGTCAGAGTTGTGCCAAAAGACACCAGCCATGCCTGCGTTGATGAAATCACCTTGCCCAAAATCAGAGATAAATAGATTGTCCAATAGAAATTGGTCAGCAGGATAATCGAAACGTTTGAACATTTCTTTGTAAGCCTCTAGCGTTTTTGGCCCGGATAACACTCCATTGTCATAGAAATCTTTGTTCGAATAATTAGGAACGCTAGCATTCATTGAATTTGAGGTTTTAGAATTTTCATTTGAGAGTAAATTGGCTGAAGCTGTTCCAGCGATAGCCATTCCTGATAGACTTGCGATTGATTTTTTAAGAGCTGATCGTCTTTTCATCATAAAAAGGTTAAAAATGATTATTCAGTGTGTTGTTTAATAAATCGGATTTAGCAGTAAACAATATAAGGTGTTGATTACTAGCGTAAACAAACTTTATATATGATATACTCCTTCTACTTCCACCAGCAGATTATCTCTACAGATATCAGCTTGCGTGTAAATAGCTGGAATGTTAGGATATGCTTGGTTTATTCTTTTTTTGATAGTCTCAAGATCTTTGGTTTGTTTAATATATATTCTAAGCAATTGCAGATTCCCTTTGGAAAGCTTTGATAAGCCAGCTTTGATCAGATTCTCATTGCTAATGAGCTTTTCGATATTTTCTATTGTTATTTCAATTTGTTTGGAGCTTGAGTGAATTGCTTCGGATTTTTCTCCAAGTATAGCAGCTGTCCCTGATATGTAAATGCTATGAAAATTATCGAACTGTAAAGCTTTGGCTCTTTCAAATTTTGGGGTATGTTTTTTTTCAGGTTCCGATTCGGAGCATACGATTTCATTCGTGGAATATTTGTGAGCATCGATTTGAATAGGGTTGCTGATGGGAAGTGAGATGACTGAGGAATTATTCATTTCTTTCACAGCGATCAAGTCAATAGCAATGCCTCCTGCGCCTGCGCCGATGCCTGTAGCGGCAGGGTAGCCATTTTGCCATTTATAGCTCTTCCAAGCTGAATATCTTGCTTCATTGAAGGCTTGATAGTTTTGAGTGTCGTTTGCAAAACCTGTTATATTTTCAATATAATTCCATTGTCTGACAACATGTTCCCAATCTAGATTTTCGTGAAGCAGCATTTTGTGAATTTTATCGAAAACTTTAGATGCTGAATGTTCAGCATCATTTTCATATACCGAATGAACGCATCCAAAGTAATAATATGACGCTAATGAATTAGTATAAATGGCATAATTTATTCCTTTCCATTGTTTAAATCGAATCTGTGAGATGTCAGATTTCACTTGGGTTATCTCAAGAGTTAAATAAGCATCCAGAGGTTTTTGATAAATAATCGTAACAGCTGGAACAGCGTCTTGAAAACAAGAGTGTATGCTTTGAATAATACTTTTCTTGAATGAGCTGTTTTCTAATTTTGGGTCTAAGAAAATAACGATTTTGAGTACATGCTCATTTGAATTGCTATGAAAGCCATTGAGCGCGATATTCAATGAATTTAAAATGTCATTTTGACTATGATCATCTAATTTAACAACTTGATATGAAATTGTACTCTCCATCTTGATCTCCTTCACAATTTTTTAAAAAATAAGCTATATAATACATTAATAATCAGATGAACAAAGAAGTTCAGCTATTTACTATATTTATAAGGTCAGAACATAATTTATCAAGCATTCGAGATCTTCATCCGTCATATTATCTCCAATGCCATGTTTTTCATTTTTTAAGAATTCTTTCAACGTATAGCTTTTACCGTCATGGCCATAGGGAGCGGTTCTCCATACTTCTTTAAGTGTTGGTGTATTCCAACCTTCCTCAAATTCGATTCTTCCTATTTTATGCATTTTGTTGTCGGTAAAATATTCACCTGAATGGCAATGTCTGCAACTGGAATTTTCAAATATTTGCTTTCCTTTCAATGCGGATTCACTTAGTTTTCCATCTACTAGAAATGGGCTTGGCTGCGGCTTGAGACTTTTCAAATAAGCGTCAACAGCTTTGGCTTGGTTTTCATCAATAGTGGAGAACTGTATGTGTTGAAATCCTGCGCGAACCGCCGTTTCGGCATCTGATCTTATACCTGATATCATGCTGGGAGGTGTCGCATGCGCGTAAAGTAAGCTTTTTACATTTTTTGGATTGCCAATCCCATCATTTAACAGATCCCAATTCATGCCATCTGTGCGAGCGTCGCCGGGATGGCAACCATTGCAAGACTGCCAAGCTTGAAAGCAGTATTGAGCGTCATTGAAATAGCGTTCTCCCATGCGGGCATCAGATTCTTTCCAGCCTTTGTTGATGGCTAGAGAGTAATCATTGTGCTTGTCAAGCGGATCGATAATGTTCAGCGTATCTGAAAAGTAGGTTGGCACTAATATTTTTCCCTTATTGAATGTCAACAGCCGTGGTCCATTGCCCGAGATTTTTCTGCGTTCTCTTATGTCATTAAGAAATGTCAAGTCATAGGAGAGAGTTTCTTTATCAGGAGTATTGTTAAGCTTGTCAATAAATTCTTGATAGTTAATCAGGCTAATATCGTGCGTTCCTGAATGCGAAACAGCCATAATATTGTCTTTAAAATCAACGCTCCAAGACCCTGCGGCTCCATACTCAGGTTCGTCCAATAATATCGAGGCCACAAAACTTTGCTTGTCGACATCTATGATGCTTACGGCACTGGTGTTCATCCAACCTTGTTCTAATTGGGAAGTCGGTACTTGATGCCTTCCCAGATTATGAATGATCATGGCATATTTTCCATCAGGAGTTATTTTTATTGAGCGTAGAGCATTGCTTCCATTGCTTAAGCTGATGTCTTTGATTTTTTCAGACTTATCAATGTCTATTATGCTAACGGAAGCCGTTACAGTGTCAATGTCGGCTCTTGTTGCCGGCAAGAAATTAGTAACAAATAGGTATTTGCCATCTTTGGAAATATCGGATGAGAAAGGCTCTCGAATGACAGAAACTTTAGTCTCTTTCATATTCTCATCCAAACGAATGATCGAAATATTATTCTCGAATTGATTGCAGACAAAAAGTTTATTGCCATCGGAACTTAGCAAAGGAGCTTTGGCGCCAACACCAAGTTTGATTTTATTTATTATTTCGCCACTTCTTAAGTCTATGATTTGTAGCCAACCCATTTCGTAAGAAGTCGTAATGTAAGCTTTGTTGTCATTGAGACAAATGCCGGTTACAGGCATATCAAAATTCCATTCTTTTTCTATAGACCAATCCGAAATGTTGTAGGCGATGACGGATTGAGATGTTTTATTGGCGAAATAAGCGAGCTTTGAATCATCGGAAAGAGCTATTTGGACCGTGGAAAGAGGAGGCAAGCTTTTCTTCTCAAAATTAGTCATAGCAATGATATTGAATAAGCAAAAAGCGCCTATGCTAATGCTAAGTCTTTTTAAGACTGGGAATCTAAAAAAATGTGAGAACCTTGCCATATTGTTGAATTATGCTTTTTTGAAACCAAATTCTTTTGATATCTCCATCGCTTTTTGAGAAACTTGAGAGCCAACCTGTTCGAATGACTCTGAAGAAAGTCTTACTGAGGGAGCTGTTACCCAAAGAGAAGCGATAGGAAGACCATGTTGGTTGAAAATCGGCGCGCCAACACAATGCACTCCTTCATATTCTTCCGCTCTGTCCAACGCGTAACCTAGTTTTTTAACTTCATAGAGCTCTTCGCGAAATTGCTTTGGATCAATGATTGTATTGTCATTGAATTTTTCAAACTCAATTTGTTTAAGACAAGTCTCTCTCTCTTCTTCGGGCAAATAGCTCAAAATTGCTTTGCCCGGAGCAGAAGCGTGAAGGTTGATTCTTTTTCCCAAGCTTAATCGGAATGTAAACGGATGTGTGCCAATAGCTTGTTCTAGCAACACGACTTCGTTGCCATCCAAGGTTCCCAGTAGCACAGTTTCTTTAGTATCGTTTCGAAGTTTTCTCATATAGTTGAGAGCCTTTTCGACAAGACTTGTTTCCGATAGTGTGGCGAGACCTATATGCAGTAATTTTTTTGATAGAGAAAAAGTTCCTGTCTTATCGTTTTTCAGCAAATAG
Proteins encoded in this window:
- a CDS encoding IclR family transcriptional regulator; this translates as MKQNKSSTQEEKQYSVPNLNRALDVIELLTEHTEGLTLTEVQEKLNYPKSSLFRIMSSLNDRNYLLKNDKTGTFSLSKKLLHIGLATLSETSLVEKALNYMRKLRNDTKETVLLGTLDGNEVVLLEQAIGTHPFTFRLSLGKRINLHASAPGKAILSYLPEEERETCLKQIEFEKFNDNTIIDPKQFREELYEVKKLGYALDRAEEYEGVHCVGAPIFNQHGLPIASLWVTAPSVRLSSESFEQVGSQVSQKAMEISKEFGFKKA